In the genome of Lacerta agilis isolate rLacAgi1 chromosome 2, rLacAgi1.pri, whole genome shotgun sequence, one region contains:
- the LOC117042308 gene encoding uracil nucleotide/cysteinyl leukotriene receptor-like yields the protein MWENGTYPPGENFPNHSASLQCAAEAQFQHLLLPITYSLVCALSLASNTVALWSSWATRAQAPPIMIFTYNLIVIDLLFALSLPLQAVYHARHNDWPFGEGLCKATNALFLANMFSCTLFLACICLERYLAVIHPILYLRLRWPLYRVLISMAIWSVVGIGLLTLFSKSTVTHRFPNGNTACMEHFPARVWSGGLAAMVLASSVLGFFLPFLTIIICSIMIARRIVNLSHGSAQASLLRRNPLHTLLMVTTLLTVCFLPFHIIHILHTLGRIGVLSAPRLLHFTCSAQRAAMALASINSALDPLVYYFNMKPANWRLPCCGTSSQNLVDSGNLAGEGLRSMS from the coding sequence ATGTGGGAAAATGGCACGTACCCCCCTGGCGAGAACTTTCCTAACCATTCAGCCTCTTTGCAGTGTGCTGCTGAAGCCCAGTTCCAGCACCTGCTCCTGCCCATCACGTACAGCCTGGTTTGCGCCCTGAGCTTGGCCTCCAACACTGTAGCCTTGTGGAGCAGCTGGGCAACCCGGGCCCAGGCACCCCCAATCATGATTTTCACCTACAACCTCATTGTCATTGACCTGCTGTTTGCCCTGTCACTGCCATTACAGGCTGTGTACCATGCCAGGCACAATGACTGGCCCTTTGGCGAAGGCCTGTGCAAGGCCACCAACGCCCTCTTTCTGGCCAACATGTTCAGCTGCACACTTTTCCTGGCCTGCATTTGCCTGGAACGCTACCTGGCCGTCATCCACCCCATTCTCTACCTGCGCCTGCGGTGGCCCCTCTACCGTGTGCTGATCTCTATGGCTATCTGGTCTGTGGTTGGGATCGGGCTGCTGACCCTCTTCTCCAAGAGCACCGTGACCCATCGCTTCCCCAACGGGAATACAGCCTGCATGGAGCACTTCCCAGCTCGTGTCTGGAGCGGAGGCCTGGCCGCCATGGTTCTGGCCTCCTCAGTGCTGGGCTTCTTCCTGCCTTTCCTCACCATCATCATCTGCTCCATCATGATTGCCCGGCGCATCGTGAACCTGAGCCATGGCTCAGCCCAAGCTTCTTTGCTGCGGAGGAACCCACTGCACACCCTCCTGATGGTGACCACCCTGCTCACCGTCTGCTTCCTGCCCTTCCATATCATCCACATCCTGCACACACTGGGGCGGATTGGGGTCCTGTCCGCTCCCCGGCTGCTGCACTTCACTTGTTCAGCCCAGCGGGCTGCCATGGCCCTGGCTAGCATCAACAGTGCTCTTGACCCTCTGGTGTACTACTTCAACATGAAGCCTGCCAACTGGAGGCTGCCCTGCTGTGGCACAAGCAGCCAGAACCTTGTGGATTCAGGCAATCTTGCGGGAGAGGGCCTCAGGAGCATGAGCTAG